The Vescimonas coprocola genome includes a window with the following:
- a CDS encoding DUF4315 family protein, protein MNPKYQKVLSDIEKAEKKKSEIEGQLKELYDKKTELENLEIINTVRSMVMDKDQIMAFLSSMKGGTKPAENTEVIDNA, encoded by the coding sequence ATGAATCCCAAGTACCAGAAAGTCCTCTCCGACATTGAGAAGGCTGAAAAGAAGAAGTCCGAAATCGAAGGACAGCTCAAGGAGCTGTACGACAAGAAGACAGAGCTGGAAAACCTTGAAATCATCAATACCGTGCGCTCTATGGTGATGGACAAGGATCAGATCATGGCGTTCCTGTCTTCCATGAAGGGCGGTACCAAGCCCGCTGAAAATACGGAGGTAATCGACAATGCGTAA
- a CDS encoding DUF4366 domain-containing protein, which yields MRKKFRFLTVLAVCVMVLSCFSVTAFAYADDTEQNLPVTEATQPEQQPETTPAPEKPKGEPIDDEGNAYTRDLLYDRATNKQFITVQTKNGNTFFIVIDYDAPINEDEEQYQTYFLNKVDESDLLALLDEDTAAALTTCNCKEKCAAGQVNTDCPVCKTNMSECTGTAPVTPEPDKDAETDVPAPKPEKKSNIGMILVIFALAGAAGAAYYYIKFVKGRKPKDEDMDFFDDEGYEEEPYINEDEEPQIAEDAETDGDED from the coding sequence ATGCGTAAGAAGTTTCGTTTTCTGACCGTCCTTGCGGTCTGCGTCATGGTTCTGTCCTGCTTCTCGGTGACGGCGTTTGCCTATGCCGATGACACCGAGCAGAACCTTCCCGTTACGGAGGCAACACAGCCGGAACAGCAGCCTGAAACTACACCCGCGCCGGAAAAGCCGAAGGGTGAGCCGATTGACGATGAGGGCAACGCCTACACCCGCGACTTGCTCTATGACAGGGCAACCAACAAGCAGTTCATCACAGTCCAGACGAAAAACGGCAACACCTTTTTCATTGTCATCGACTACGATGCGCCCATCAACGAGGATGAGGAACAGTATCAGACGTACTTCCTGAACAAGGTCGATGAGAGCGATCTGCTTGCGCTGCTGGACGAAGATACTGCGGCTGCGCTGACCACCTGTAACTGCAAGGAAAAGTGCGCTGCCGGTCAGGTCAACACAGACTGCCCGGTCTGCAAGACCAATATGAGCGAATGCACCGGCACAGCCCCCGTTACACCTGAGCCGGATAAGGATGCAGAAACCGATGTCCCCGCCCCTAAACCCGAAAAGAAATCCAACATCGGCATGATCCTCGTCATCTTTGCCCTTGCCGGTGCTGCGGGTGCAGCTTATTACTACATCAAGTTCGTCAAGGGCAGAAAGCCCAAGGATGAAGACATGGACTTCTTCGACGATGAAGGCTACGAGGAAGAGCCGTACATCAACGAGGATGAAGAGCCGCAGATTGCGGAGGATGCCGAAACGGATGGTGATGAAGATTGA
- a CDS encoding DNA topoisomerase 3, which translates to MILVIAEKPSVAQSIAKVLGATSRKDGYMEGGNYIVSWCFGHLVELADASSYDERYAKWRYDDLPIVPENWMYEVTKDKAQQFKVLSSLMKDKRVTELVCATDAGREGELIFRLVYNKAGCTKPFKRLWISSLEDSAIREGFNHLRDGKEYDRLYEAALSRSKADWIVGINGTRLFTTLYHKKLVVGRVQTPTLAMLVERDGKISTFQKEKYFNVHVGKGDLTADLEKVKTEEEAKRIAAACEKKQAVVSSLKRETKTVNPPKLYDLTTLQREANRYYSFTAQQTLDLVQTLYEKKLLTYPRTDSQFITDDMEDTARQVISIVCRQLPLFSGVSVTPDISRVTDNSKVTDHHAILPTVQLEKQDVSALPQSEQKILNLVGMRLLCATGEKHTYAETQITLSCEGYTFKTKGKTVVQNGWKAIEELFKASLKAKEKDDPMKSLPEVHEGDVLDSVSASITEHFTTPPKQYTEDTLLSAMETAGNDQFDDDTEKKGLGTPATRAGIIEKLVKSGFAERKGKSLIPTKDGCNLVCVLPEQITSPKMTAEWENTLMEIERGKADADAFLKGIVQMTGDLVKAYPFLSDAEAQRFGTGKEEIGKCPRCGSPVYVGKGNFYCSNKECSFCLWEDNKFFSSKKKKLTKRIAKELLDKGWCRVTGLYTPKKPQLYDAVIRLDDSGGKYVSFKMEFDR; encoded by the coding sequence TTGATCTTAGTCATTGCTGAAAAGCCCAGTGTTGCCCAGTCCATCGCAAAGGTGTTGGGCGCGACGTCCCGCAAGGACGGCTACATGGAGGGCGGCAATTACATCGTTTCGTGGTGCTTCGGTCATCTGGTGGAGCTGGCAGACGCCAGCTCCTACGATGAGCGGTATGCCAAGTGGCGGTACGACGATCTGCCCATTGTTCCGGAAAACTGGATGTATGAGGTCACGAAGGACAAAGCCCAGCAGTTCAAGGTGCTGTCTTCTCTCATGAAGGACAAGCGCGTCACCGAGCTGGTCTGTGCAACCGATGCAGGACGCGAGGGTGAGCTGATCTTTCGGCTGGTCTACAACAAAGCCGGATGCACCAAGCCCTTCAAGCGTCTGTGGATCAGCTCATTGGAGGACTCCGCCATCCGCGAAGGCTTCAACCATCTCCGGGACGGCAAGGAATATGACCGTCTCTATGAAGCGGCACTTAGCCGCTCGAAGGCAGACTGGATTGTCGGTATCAACGGCACCCGCCTTTTCACCACGCTCTATCACAAGAAGCTGGTGGTCGGGCGCGTCCAGACGCCGACTCTTGCAATGCTGGTGGAGCGTGACGGGAAAATCTCCACGTTCCAGAAGGAGAAGTATTTCAACGTCCACGTCGGCAAGGGCGATCTGACCGCCGATCTGGAAAAGGTCAAAACCGAAGAGGAAGCAAAAAGAATTGCGGCGGCTTGCGAGAAAAAGCAAGCCGTCGTTTCTTCTCTCAAGCGGGAGACGAAAACCGTCAATCCTCCGAAGCTCTATGATCTGACCACCTTGCAGCGCGAGGCAAACCGATACTACAGCTTCACCGCCCAGCAGACGCTTGATCTCGTTCAGACGCTCTACGAAAAGAAGCTCCTGACCTATCCGCGCACGGACAGCCAGTTTATCACGGACGATATGGAGGACACTGCCCGTCAGGTGATCTCCATCGTCTGCCGCCAGCTTCCGCTTTTCTCCGGCGTTTCGGTCACTCCGGACATTTCTCGCGTAACCGACAACAGCAAGGTCACAGATCACCATGCCATTCTCCCGACCGTTCAGCTCGAAAAGCAGGATGTTTCCGCGCTGCCTCAGTCGGAGCAGAAAATCCTCAATCTTGTCGGAATGCGCCTTCTGTGTGCGACCGGCGAGAAGCACACCTACGCGGAAACGCAGATCACGCTCTCCTGCGAGGGCTATACGTTCAAAACCAAGGGCAAGACCGTCGTTCAAAACGGATGGAAAGCCATCGAAGAGCTGTTCAAGGCTTCCCTCAAGGCGAAGGAAAAGGACGATCCCATGAAGTCCCTGCCCGAAGTCCATGAGGGTGATGTTCTGGATAGTGTCTCTGCCAGTATCACGGAACACTTCACGACGCCTCCGAAGCAGTACACGGAAGATACACTCCTGTCTGCGATGGAGACTGCCGGAAACGATCAGTTTGACGATGACACCGAGAAGAAAGGTCTTGGAACACCCGCGACACGCGCCGGTATCATTGAAAAGCTGGTGAAATCCGGCTTTGCAGAGCGCAAGGGTAAGTCTCTCATTCCCACGAAGGACGGCTGCAACCTCGTCTGCGTCCTGCCGGAACAGATTACGTCTCCCAAAATGACGGCGGAATGGGAAAATACGCTCATGGAGATTGAGCGCGGCAAGGCAGATGCGGACGCCTTCCTCAAAGGCATTGTCCAGATGACCGGGGATCTCGTGAAAGCCTACCCGTTTCTCTCCGATGCCGAAGCCCAGCGTTTCGGCACGGGCAAGGAGGAAATCGGCAAATGTCCTCGTTGTGGATCTCCGGTCTATGTCGGCAAGGGCAATTTCTACTGCTCGAATAAGGAATGCTCCTTCTGCCTGTGGGAAGACAACAAGTTCTTTTCCAGCAAGAAAAAGAAGCTGACCAAGAGGATTGCAAAGGAGCTGCTGGATAAGGGCTGGTGCCGCGTGACCGGGCTTTACACGCCGAAGAAGCCTCAGCTCTATGATGCGGTGATCCGTCTGGATGACAGCGGCGGCAAATACGTCAGCTTCAAGATGGAGTTTGACCGATGA
- a CDS encoding adenine nucleotide alpha hydrolase family protein, whose protein sequence is MNRPKYVASCSGGKDSVATLLLAAQYNEPLDEAVFSEVMFDQDTSGEVPEHRDFIYDRLKPFCEKELGIKFTILHADKTYDDVFHHVITRGPHKGEVRGFAWAGMCAVNRDCKIPPVRKYNAALSPDTVSYVGIAEDEPKRLARLDGVKKVSLLAKYGMSEADAYKLCQEHGLLSPIYAHCRRNGCWFCPNASDEELLHMITKHPELFDRLIEWEKEDNIFHRRLTRRETPSEVKARLLSKSQTGFASPRNKSEMEV, encoded by the coding sequence ATGAACCGTCCGAAGTATGTTGCCTCTTGCAGCGGAGGCAAAGACAGCGTGGCGACGCTCCTGCTGGCTGCACAGTACAATGAGCCGCTGGACGAGGCGGTTTTCAGTGAGGTCATGTTTGATCAGGACACAAGCGGCGAAGTCCCGGAACACCGGGACTTCATCTATGACCGGCTCAAGCCCTTCTGTGAAAAGGAACTGGGCATCAAGTTCACCATTCTCCATGCAGACAAGACCTACGATGACGTATTCCATCATGTCATCACCCGTGGACCGCATAAGGGCGAGGTTCGCGGCTTCGCATGGGCTGGTATGTGTGCAGTCAATCGGGACTGCAAAATCCCGCCCGTTCGCAAGTACAATGCCGCGCTTTCTCCGGACACCGTGAGCTATGTCGGCATCGCGGAGGATGAGCCAAAACGCCTTGCGCGTCTGGACGGAGTGAAGAAGGTCAGTCTGCTTGCCAAGTACGGCATGAGCGAGGCGGACGCCTACAAGCTCTGTCAGGAACACGGGCTGCTTTCCCCGATCTACGCTCACTGCCGAAGAAACGGCTGCTGGTTCTGTCCCAATGCAAGCGACGAAGAGCTGTTGCACATGATTACAAAACACCCGGAGCTGTTTGACAGACTGATTGAATGGGAGAAGGAGGATAACATCTTTCATCGTCGGCTGACGCGCAGAGAAACCCCGTCAGAGGTAAAGGCTCGTTTACTGAGCAAATCCCAGACGGGGTTTGCTTCTCCCCGAAACAAATCCGAAATGGAGGTTTGA
- a CDS encoding DUF3849 domain-containing protein: protein MAENKNAQQVREITDKLEQGIKELFESERFKEYLRTMSKFYNYSFNNTLLIAMQKPEATYVAGYTSWQRNFDRQVMKGEKGIKILAPAPYKAQEEREKIDPVTQKPVIGADGNAVTETVEVLRPAFKVVSVFDVSQTDGKELPDIIVDELKGTVENYEAFFDALKQESPVPISFEDIPGGAKGFFSPVESRIAIQEGMSEIQTVKTAIHEIAHAKLHAFKPDEKTAPEDKKDRHTKEVEAESVAYTVCQRYGIETSDYSFGYIAGWSSGKETKELKSSLDTIRKTAAEMIEGIDAKLKVLLAEKAQSAEKESEMPAEPMSEVPIYRETANYAYEAGELESYRASLAANVECRSAIEAAISTNYGDNRLDADDAVKSVLEQFSPERVRYVLANTIQQKDFDGRIPQSLKEWAKSVEVCPENASRFLVDKPNPGLTALFVDAFRQQTEPKKEVTSEKTEERDPEVVAWENDEIASIEVKTVEVKSPFAPLPEEAAKAPKAHRLTAEEKEIKAAVMDTLKGQIAYNNDGMRASYRASNHSFNLLARNSVRIEGNTVTQNGEPLFKIHRRHAARKTQGCYRELMPTLEYVKQEQKQEKPSIRDQLRTAAKQQPEKKSPVKSKTHDMEL, encoded by the coding sequence ATGGCTGAAAACAAAAATGCACAGCAAGTCCGCGAAATCACGGACAAGCTGGAACAGGGCATCAAGGAGCTGTTTGAATCCGAGCGGTTCAAGGAATACCTCCGCACGATGTCCAAGTTCTACAACTATTCCTTCAACAACACGCTGCTCATTGCGATGCAGAAGCCGGAGGCAACCTACGTTGCCGGTTATACCTCGTGGCAGCGCAACTTTGATCGTCAGGTCATGAAGGGCGAAAAGGGCATCAAGATTCTTGCACCCGCACCGTACAAGGCGCAGGAAGAGCGTGAGAAGATTGACCCCGTGACGCAAAAGCCGGTGATCGGCGCAGACGGAAATGCTGTCACGGAAACGGTCGAGGTTCTGCGTCCTGCCTTCAAGGTGGTAAGTGTCTTCGATGTTTCTCAGACGGATGGCAAGGAGCTTCCGGACATCATCGTTGATGAGCTGAAAGGCACCGTCGAGAACTACGAGGCGTTCTTCGATGCGCTCAAGCAGGAGTCTCCCGTCCCCATTTCCTTTGAGGATATTCCGGGTGGCGCGAAGGGATTCTTCTCTCCGGTTGAAAGCCGCATTGCCATTCAGGAAGGCATGAGTGAAATCCAGACGGTCAAAACCGCCATTCATGAGATCGCTCACGCAAAGCTCCACGCTTTCAAGCCGGACGAGAAAACCGCCCCCGAAGACAAGAAGGATCGTCACACCAAGGAGGTTGAGGCAGAAAGCGTAGCCTACACTGTCTGTCAGCGGTACGGCATTGAAACCTCGGACTACTCCTTCGGTTATATCGCCGGTTGGTCTTCCGGCAAGGAAACCAAGGAGCTGAAAAGCTCTCTGGACACCATCCGCAAGACAGCGGCTGAAATGATTGAGGGAATTGACGCCAAGCTCAAGGTGCTGCTGGCAGAAAAAGCGCAGTCCGCAGAGAAGGAAAGCGAAATGCCCGCAGAGCCGATGTCGGAAGTCCCCATTTACCGCGAGACGGCAAATTACGCCTATGAAGCCGGTGAGCTGGAGTCATATCGTGCTTCTCTCGCTGCAAACGTGGAATGCCGCAGTGCGATTGAAGCGGCGATCAGCACCAACTACGGAGATAACCGGCTGGATGCGGATGATGCCGTGAAAAGCGTCCTTGAGCAATTCTCTCCGGAGCGCGTCCGGTACGTCCTCGCAAACACCATTCAGCAGAAAGACTTCGACGGGCGCATTCCGCAGTCTCTCAAGGAGTGGGCAAAGAGCGTTGAAGTCTGCCCTGAGAATGCCTCTCGCTTCCTTGTGGATAAACCCAATCCCGGACTGACCGCCCTTTTCGTCGATGCGTTCCGTCAGCAGACTGAACCTAAGAAGGAAGTCACTTCTGAGAAAACAGAGGAAAGAGACCCGGAGGTCGTTGCATGGGAGAACGATGAGATTGCCTCTATTGAGGTAAAAACCGTGGAGGTCAAGTCTCCCTTTGCGCCCTTGCCGGAGGAAGCAGCAAAAGCGCCGAAGGCACACCGCCTGACTGCCGAAGAGAAGGAGATCAAAGCCGCCGTCATGGACACGCTCAAGGGGCAGATCGCCTATAACAACGACGGAATGCGGGCGTCCTATCGCGCCTCCAACCACTCCTTCAATCTGCTGGCACGGAACAGCGTCAGGATCGAGGGCAACACAGTCACGCAGAACGGTGAGCCGCTGTTCAAAATCCATCGCCGTCATGCAGCGCGGAAAACACAGGGCTGCTATCGTGAGCTGATGCCGACGCTGGAATACGTCAAGCAGGAGCAGAAGCAGGAAAAGCCCTCCATCCGCGATCAGCTCAGGACTGCCGCAAAACAGCAGCCGGAGAAGAAGTCTCCGGTCAAATCCAAAACGCACGACATGGAGTTGTGA
- a CDS encoding MutS N-terminal domain-containing protein yields MKKYTDVDVVAELQKLVDSHVDSYKEDFDIDKRIISRAAKSRNPEDKTLMWFCRPHGTHCLNENQVFIQGTRDHNTFRFYAEQTYDECIARVIVPKAIKRGKVFGDVFEINYREQAANVAQNSVTPDHDRLTFADGFVLDAPCRSSFDEAMALVGEHGGVQAHRTLPKDADALVEVLSKQKSRRDRLPEAERTEVLSPLPIAELRKYEAVKKIHPDALVCFAQNGYFELYGKDAEKAAPLLGTKLLEKKVRGKPSMPVTGFREAAWVAASKKLWQSGADVFLSKDGETFKELKAADYIPVGATLNMDGIKCRIDAVDFAADEVRLTNIENKNRPIRFSESIKYVRSYVEDTGIAVYDTVPKKPAARESIRDKLKSAQKAQPSHTPKPQKNKGKDMEI; encoded by the coding sequence ATGAAGAAATACACAGACGTTGACGTCGTTGCGGAGCTGCAGAAGCTCGTGGACAGTCATGTAGACAGCTACAAGGAAGACTTCGACATCGACAAGCGTATCATCAGCCGCGCTGCCAAAAGCCGGAATCCCGAAGACAAAACGCTGATGTGGTTCTGCCGTCCGCATGGAACGCACTGTCTCAACGAAAATCAGGTCTTTATTCAGGGGACGCGGGATCACAACACCTTCCGCTTTTACGCGGAGCAGACCTACGACGAGTGCATTGCCCGCGTCATTGTCCCAAAAGCTATTAAGCGCGGCAAGGTATTCGGAGATGTCTTTGAGATCAACTACCGGGAACAGGCGGCAAATGTGGCGCAGAACTCGGTTACGCCGGATCATGACCGGCTGACCTTCGCAGACGGCTTTGTGCTGGACGCACCCTGCCGCAGCAGCTTCGATGAGGCAATGGCTCTGGTTGGTGAGCATGGTGGCGTACAAGCCCACCGGACGCTCCCGAAGGACGCAGATGCTCTGGTGGAAGTGCTGTCTAAGCAGAAAAGCCGCCGTGACAGACTGCCAGAGGCAGAGAGGACAGAGGTGCTTTCGCCGCTCCCCATCGCAGAACTCCGCAAATATGAGGCAGTCAAAAAGATTCATCCGGACGCGCTGGTCTGCTTTGCTCAGAACGGCTATTTTGAGCTGTACGGCAAGGACGCGGAAAAAGCCGCACCCTTGCTCGGCACGAAGCTCCTTGAGAAGAAGGTGCGCGGCAAGCCCTCCATGCCGGTGACCGGCTTCCGTGAAGCTGCGTGGGTAGCAGCATCAAAGAAGCTCTGGCAGTCCGGCGCGGATGTCTTTCTCAGCAAGGACGGCGAGACCTTCAAGGAACTCAAAGCCGCAGATTACATTCCTGTCGGCGCGACGCTGAATATGGACGGCATCAAGTGCAGGATTGACGCGGTTGATTTTGCCGCTGATGAAGTCCGGTTGACCAACATCGAGAACAAGAACCGCCCCATCCGCTTTTCGGAAAGCATCAAGTATGTCCGCTCGTATGTGGAAGATACCGGTATTGCCGTCTATGACACCGTTCCGAAGAAGCCCGCTGCCCGTGAATCCATCCGCGACAAGCTGAAATCCGCGCAGAAAGCCCAGCCGTCCCACACACCGAAGCCGCAGAAAAACAAAGGAAAGGATATGGAAATCTGA
- a CDS encoding transposon-transfer assisting family protein, translating to MKNFTVEEINLMCCFNTSSRKRLIDDMKGVTLNDMDGEIAELMYKTVQKLEAMTDAEFEELYIMPDGMVDD from the coding sequence ATGAAGAATTTTACCGTGGAAGAAATCAACCTGATGTGCTGCTTCAACACGTCCAGCCGGAAGCGGCTGATCGACGATATGAAGGGCGTCACCCTGAACGACATGGACGGCGAGATCGCAGAGCTGATGTACAAAACCGTCCAGAAGCTCGAAGCCATGACCGACGCGGAGTTTGAGGAACTGTATATCATGCCGGACGGCATGGTAGATGACTGA